A genomic region of Ferviditalea candida contains the following coding sequences:
- a CDS encoding FxsA family protein, whose protein sequence is MLRILVVLMIIIPAIEIWGLINVGRWIGGVQTFALILLSGFLGAFLAKREASKVWHYARSQLAIGQIPTRSILDGICIFAGGLLLLAPGFFTDILGLLLVLPGSRSVFAFWILRYLQKKIAFGDIRFFFRR, encoded by the coding sequence ATGCTTCGCATTTTGGTTGTGCTGATGATTATCATTCCGGCTATCGAAATTTGGGGTTTGATTAATGTGGGCCGATGGATCGGCGGGGTACAAACGTTTGCGCTCATCCTGCTGTCGGGCTTTCTCGGAGCGTTTCTGGCGAAAAGGGAGGCGTCCAAGGTTTGGCATTATGCCAGAAGCCAGTTGGCCATCGGGCAAATCCCAACGAGATCGATCCTTGACGGTATATGTATTTTTGCCGGCGGCTTGCTGCTGCTTGCACCGGGTTTTTTCACGGATATACTGGGATTATTGCTGGTATTGCCCGGATCGCGTTCCGTTTTTGCGTTCTGGATATTGAGATATCTGCAAAAGAAGATTGCTTTCGGGGATATTCGGTTCTTTTTTCGAAGGTGA
- the accD gene encoding acetyl-CoA carboxylase, carboxyltransferase subunit beta, giving the protein MFKDLFQKKRKYATITAGPSKRDIPEGLMNKCPKCGSIQFSKELEKNNKVCVSCGYHFRLNAMERIRFTLDEGRIFEYDGDMVSVDPLGFPGYPEKLEKSAQISGLKDGVLTGEGTIGGFPVVLCVMSFDFFQGSMGSVVGEKISRAIDKAIQKQYPLIIFSTSGGARMQESILSLMQMAKTSAAVARFNEKGGLFISVITDPTYGGVSASFAMLGDYVLAEPGAAFGFAGRIVIEQTMRQKLPENFQTAEFNLQHGQVDKVVPRKDLRNTLIQILDMHLVKEDASIER; this is encoded by the coding sequence GTGTTTAAAGATTTGTTTCAGAAGAAGCGGAAGTACGCAACAATCACTGCAGGTCCCTCCAAGCGCGACATTCCTGAAGGCTTGATGAATAAATGCCCGAAATGCGGCAGCATTCAGTTCAGCAAAGAATTGGAGAAAAACAACAAAGTTTGTGTTTCCTGCGGGTATCACTTCCGGCTGAATGCCATGGAGCGGATTCGCTTTACTTTAGACGAAGGACGAATTTTCGAATATGACGGCGATATGGTTTCCGTGGATCCGCTCGGATTTCCGGGTTATCCTGAAAAGCTGGAAAAAAGCGCACAAATTTCAGGGCTGAAAGACGGTGTGCTGACCGGGGAAGGCACGATCGGGGGATTTCCTGTTGTCCTGTGCGTCATGAGCTTTGACTTTTTTCAGGGTAGCATGGGCTCCGTGGTCGGCGAAAAAATTTCCCGTGCGATCGATAAAGCCATACAAAAGCAATATCCTCTGATTATTTTTTCGACCTCTGGTGGAGCCCGCATGCAGGAAAGCATCCTGAGTCTGATGCAGATGGCCAAAACCAGCGCTGCGGTTGCCCGGTTTAACGAAAAGGGCGGGCTGTTCATTTCGGTGATTACCGATCCTACATATGGCGGCGTCTCGGCCAGCTTTGCCATGCTTGGGGATTATGTGCTTGCAGAGCCGGGCGCTGCCTTCGGTTTCGCCGGCAGGATCGTGATCGAACAGACGATGCGTCAGAAATTGCCGGAGAACTTTCAAACGGCGGAATTCAATTTGCAACACGGTCAGGTGGATAAGGTCGTGCCGCGGAAAGACCTGCGCAATACGCTGATTCAGATATTGGACATGCATTTGGTGAAGGAGGATGCATCCATTGAACGGTGA
- a CDS encoding acyl-CoA thioesterase translates to MNHETGWSVFPLRVRYQETDQMGVVYHANYLTWFEIGRTEWLRSRGWTYRQIEQKGYMLPVIDVQIKFLLPARYDDAIRIYTRSMDYSNVRLDFEYKIYRIDPYLGDADRELSDLPEEESGKQLLVTGMTKHVWVNGSWKPARIDKELPELLRILPEGRRGGKAVE, encoded by the coding sequence ATGAATCATGAAACAGGCTGGAGTGTTTTTCCGCTCAGGGTCAGATACCAGGAGACGGACCAAATGGGAGTGGTTTACCATGCCAATTACCTGACCTGGTTTGAAATCGGCCGGACGGAATGGCTTCGCAGCAGGGGGTGGACATACCGGCAAATCGAGCAGAAGGGTTATATGCTGCCGGTGATTGACGTGCAGATCAAGTTTCTGCTGCCTGCCCGTTACGATGATGCAATTCGGATCTATACCCGGTCGATGGACTATTCCAATGTGCGGCTGGATTTTGAATATAAGATATATCGGATTGATCCGTACCTGGGGGATGCGGACCGCGAGCTGTCTGATTTGCCTGAAGAAGAAAGCGGGAAACAGCTTCTGGTGACCGGAATGACCAAACATGTATGGGTGAACGGCAGCTGGAAGCCCGCAAGAATCGACAAAGAGCTGCCTGAGCTTCTGCGGATTTTACCCGAAGGACGGCGCGGCGGCAAGGCGGTGGAATAA
- a CDS encoding acetyl-CoA carboxylase carboxyltransferase subunit alpha has protein sequence MNGDLPFEQPLTELKSKIVELKSFSEEKGIDFSDEIVRLEERYAKLEEELYSNLTPSQIMQIARHPSRPTTLDYIQTMFTDFLELHGDRLFGDDLAIVGGLARLNGVAVTVVGHQKGKDTKDNIARHFGMPHPEGFRKALRLMKQAEKFGRPIVTFIDTPGAYPGSTAEERGISEAIARNLMEMSNLRVPIISVVIGEGGSGGALALGVGNRVLMLENSIYSVISPNSAAAILWKDASQADRAAEAMKITSKDMLELGIIEETVAEPRGGAHRDPKAQAEILRNAIWKHLQELMQMNEQELIEDRMQRFGKVGKFTFIQELA, from the coding sequence TTGAACGGTGATCTACCCTTTGAACAGCCATTGACGGAGTTGAAGAGCAAAATCGTTGAACTGAAAAGCTTCAGCGAAGAAAAAGGGATTGATTTCTCCGACGAGATCGTGCGGCTTGAAGAGCGGTATGCGAAGCTGGAGGAAGAGCTGTACAGCAATCTGACGCCCTCGCAAATTATGCAAATTGCCAGACATCCGTCCCGTCCGACAACGCTGGACTATATTCAGACGATGTTCACCGATTTCCTCGAGCTGCACGGAGACCGGCTGTTCGGCGACGATCTGGCGATCGTGGGTGGTCTGGCGAGACTGAACGGGGTTGCCGTAACGGTTGTCGGCCATCAAAAGGGCAAGGATACCAAGGATAATATTGCCAGACACTTCGGCATGCCCCATCCGGAAGGATTCCGCAAAGCCTTGAGGCTGATGAAGCAGGCTGAGAAATTCGGCAGGCCGATCGTGACGTTTATTGATACGCCGGGCGCATATCCGGGAAGTACGGCTGAGGAAAGGGGCATATCGGAAGCGATTGCCAGAAATTTAATGGAGATGTCCAATCTGCGCGTCCCGATCATCAGCGTGGTGATCGGCGAAGGGGGCAGTGGAGGCGCTTTGGCGTTGGGCGTCGGCAACCGTGTGCTGATGCTGGAAAATTCTATTTATTCGGTTATTTCTCCTAACAGCGCTGCGGCGATTTTGTGGAAGGATGCCTCGCAAGCTGACCGCGCAGCCGAAGCGATGAAGATTACATCAAAGGATATGCTGGAATTGGGCATTATAGAGGAGACGGTCGCCGAGCCTCGGGGCGGCGCGCATCGTGATCCGAAGGCTCAGGCGGAAATCCTGAGGAATGCAATCTGGAAGCATTTGCAGGAGCTTATGCAAATGAATGAACAGGAACTCATAGAAGATCGCATGCAAAGATTCGGCAAGGTGGGAAAGTTTACCTTCATCCAGGAGTTGGCGTAA
- a CDS encoding glutamate decarboxylase: MWKVIYIAPTQKSAERIQQKLSEEGFLVQIRAINLSKQQYEIRVPEGELEEVQEVLNDILHR, from the coding sequence ATGTGGAAGGTCATCTATATTGCCCCGACACAAAAATCCGCAGAGCGAATCCAACAAAAACTTTCAGAAGAAGGTTTCCTTGTGCAAATTCGTGCTATCAACCTATCAAAGCAGCAGTATGAGATTCGCGTCCCTGAAGGAGAACTGGAGGAAGTTCAGGAAGTGCTGAACGATATTTTGCATAGATAG
- the pyk gene encoding pyruvate kinase, translating into MRKTKIVCTIGPASESPEMLFRLLEAGMNVARLNFSHGDHQDHGVRIRNIKQAARDANRNVGILLDTKGPEIRLGMLKQEPIELVQGETLILTTDEILGDAGKISVTYPNLPKDVRIGSTILIDDGLIGLQVENVRGREIECRIINGGQIKSRKGVNVPGVKISLPGITEKDRDDIIFGIGEGIDFIAASFVRKAADVLEIRELLESRGASHIQIISKIENQEGVDNLVEILEVSDGLMVARGDLGVEIPAEEVPLVQKMMIEKCNLAGKPVITATQMLDSMQRNPRPTRAEASDVANAIFDGTDAIMLSGETAAGKYPVESVQTMARIAERAESALEYRELLVKQSMAQQTTVTEAISQAVANSALDLNAKAIITATESGFTARMVSKYRPKAPIIAVTTKEHVIRRLSLVWGVTPVMGRDAGTTDEMFEMSVKTAVQMGLVYPGELVVITAGVPIGRSGTTNLIKVHQIGEMIAKGQGIGTHSVTGRVVIARTGEEALAKVNKDSILVTAATNKEFIPAFQKAAAVITETGGITSHAAIVGLNVGIPVIVGVENAMEILREYDEVSVYPEVGVIYSGKKI; encoded by the coding sequence ATGCGAAAGACGAAAATTGTTTGTACGATCGGACCTGCGAGCGAATCGCCGGAGATGCTTTTTAGGCTGCTTGAGGCCGGCATGAATGTGGCTCGCCTGAATTTTTCCCACGGGGATCATCAGGATCATGGGGTGCGTATCCGCAATATCAAGCAGGCTGCACGGGATGCAAATCGAAACGTGGGTATTCTGCTGGATACCAAAGGTCCGGAAATCAGGCTGGGCATGCTGAAGCAAGAGCCGATCGAGCTTGTGCAGGGGGAAACGCTCATTCTGACGACGGACGAGATATTGGGCGACGCCGGCAAAATATCCGTTACATATCCGAATCTCCCGAAGGATGTCCGGATCGGTTCGACGATCTTAATCGATGACGGACTGATCGGACTTCAGGTCGAGAACGTTCGCGGGCGGGAGATTGAATGCCGGATCATTAACGGCGGTCAAATCAAGAGCAGGAAAGGCGTCAATGTTCCCGGCGTCAAAATATCTCTTCCGGGAATTACTGAAAAAGACCGGGACGACATCATATTCGGGATCGGCGAGGGCATCGATTTCATCGCGGCGTCTTTCGTCCGCAAGGCGGCCGACGTGCTGGAAATTCGCGAGCTGCTGGAGTCGCGCGGCGCTTCCCACATTCAGATTATCTCAAAAATCGAAAACCAGGAAGGCGTCGATAACCTGGTTGAAATTTTGGAGGTTTCCGACGGTCTGATGGTTGCCCGCGGAGATTTGGGCGTGGAAATCCCGGCGGAGGAAGTGCCGCTGGTGCAGAAGATGATGATTGAAAAATGCAATCTGGCCGGGAAACCGGTCATTACGGCAACCCAAATGCTGGATTCGATGCAGCGGAATCCCCGCCCGACGAGAGCGGAGGCCAGTGACGTAGCCAATGCGATCTTTGACGGAACGGATGCCATTATGCTGTCGGGGGAAACGGCCGCAGGCAAATATCCCGTTGAATCGGTGCAGACGATGGCGCGGATTGCCGAACGTGCCGAGTCGGCTTTGGAATATCGCGAGCTGTTGGTCAAGCAGAGTATGGCTCAGCAGACCACCGTCACGGAAGCGATCAGCCAGGCGGTCGCCAATTCCGCGCTTGATTTGAATGCCAAGGCGATTATTACCGCGACCGAGAGCGGATTTACGGCGCGCATGGTTTCCAAATACCGGCCGAAGGCGCCGATTATCGCGGTAACCACCAAGGAGCACGTGATCCGCCGTTTGTCGCTGGTATGGGGCGTCACTCCGGTCATGGGCCGGGACGCCGGCACGACGGACGAAATGTTCGAGATGTCCGTCAAAACGGCTGTTCAGATGGGACTTGTTTATCCGGGCGAGCTTGTCGTGATTACCGCGGGTGTTCCGATCGGCCGGTCGGGGACGACGAACCTGATCAAGGTGCACCAGATCGGCGAAATGATTGCCAAAGGCCAGGGAATCGGTACGCATTCCGTGACCGGACGCGTAGTGATCGCCCGTACGGGGGAAGAAGCGCTGGCTAAAGTCAACAAGGACTCCATCCTGGTAACGGCTGCAACCAACAAAGAATTCATTCCCGCATTCCAGAAAGCGGCGGCGGTGATTACGGAAACCGGAGGAATCACTTCCCACGCGGCCATCGTAGGCTTGAACGTCGGTATCCCGGTCATCGTTGGAGTGGAGAACGCGATGGAGATTCTGCGGGAATACGACGAAGTATCCGTTTATCCGGAGGTAGGCGTCATTTATTCCGGAAAGAAGATATGA